One part of the Vicia villosa cultivar HV-30 ecotype Madison, WI linkage group LG6, Vvil1.0, whole genome shotgun sequence genome encodes these proteins:
- the LOC131614002 gene encoding uncharacterized protein LOC131614002 — protein sequence MCSKEDSIWWRDIINNDLIDKLVVNRFTGCYNCCCKNGKNTLFWHNLWLGDQSLRELYPKLFDMSTIQNYAVADLLVMNNGRHKWALELLFSRSDGPAAVVAGVLDSVGWSRLCSEMDAVRLYASENDDFLWCTNSENEFSVACISNIVSVSKSFAWAPNVIKLLKVMWNLIIPPKMKVFAQRFLVERIPSKDLLLKRAMANLNIMDCVFCGTHTENLSHLFFNCQVVKEIWKSMYGWLGILEDINGEEFLDFGLIQEKVKNANHRVKINIIWIATIWRIWLMRNAINFEGESFCNIIFFSWRRLSNGNHKFKSIYYEWFKFPLSCSNTL from the coding sequence ATGTGTAGTAAAGAAGATTCTATTTGGTGGAGGGATATTATCAATAATGATTTGATCGACAAGCTTGTTGTTAACAGATTCACTGGTTGTTACAACTGTTGTTGTAAAAATGGAAAAAATACTCTCTTTTGGCATAATTTATGGTTGGGAGATCAATCTCTTCGAGAATTATATCCAAAATTGTTTGATATGTCAACCATTCAAAATTATGCGGTTGCGGATTTATTAGTAATGAATAATGGCAGGCACAAGTGGGCGTTGGAGCTGTTGTTCAGCCGTAGTGATGGTCCCGCTGCTGTTGTTGCGGGTGTCCTGGACAGCGTTGGGTGGTCGCGGCTCTGTTCCGAGATGGACGCAGTGCGGCTGTATGCGTCTGAGAATGATGATTTTTTATGGTGCACTAATTCGGAAAACGAGTTTTCGGTGGCTTGTATATCTAACATTGTTAGTGTTTCCAAATCTTTTGCTTGGGCTCCTAATGTTATCAAGTTATTGAAGGTGATGTGGAATCTTATAATTCCTCCTAAAATGAAAGTTTTTGCTCAGAGATTTTTAGTTGAAAGAATTCCTTCTAAAGATCTTCTGTTGAAAAGGGCAATGGCTAACTTGAATATTATGGATTGTGTTTTTTGTGGCACGCATACGGAGAACTTATCTCATCTCTTTTTTAATTGTCAAGTGGTGAAAGAGATTTGGAAGAGTATGTATGGTTGGTTGGGTATTTTGGAAGACATCAACGGTGAAGAATTCTTGGATTTTGGCCTAATTCAAGAAAAAGTGAAGAATGCTAATCATAGGGTGAAGATCAATATTATTTGGATAGCTACAATATGGAGGATTTGGCTTATGAGGAATGCCATAAATTTTGAGGGGGAGTCCTTTTGCAATATCATCTTTTTTTCTTGGAGAAGGTTGTCTAATGGAAATCATAAGTTTAAATCTATTTATTATGAATGGTTTAAATTCCCTTTATCTTGTTCAAATactttatag